CTAGAAGACTAATAAcgaccaccaccaccgccaccgccgccgcctcctcctccacctccacctccaccgccgccaccgcctttgCGACCTCGATCATTGCCGCCTCTGTCGTTGCCCCCTCGATCATTGCCACCCCGATCGTTTCCACCACGATCCATGCCTCGTCCTTCATTGGCAGCTCTATCGCGCTGCTCGTAGTGGCCTCCGCCAACTCCATCGTTGCCATCACGACGTCGGCGGGGTGAACGTGACCCCCGACTGCGGGAGCGACGAGAACGTGGCGAGCGGGAACGGGAGCGGGCACGCCGGCGCCGAGAATATAGATACCTTCGCAGTTCCCTCGAGATGGGCTTCAAATGCATGAAGTTGCAGAATCCGGAACGTGTGCACTCTCCCATTTCGTACTGTCTGCAGCAGGCTTCACGGAAATCGGTCACCGGCGACAATTCCGAGTAGACAGGACGGCCACCGAACCAGCGATTATTCAAATCGTTTGCCGCCTTTTCTGCATCGGCCTCGTTCCGGAATTTGATGTAGACATTGCCTACCAAATGGTCGCCCAGATTGTCACACACATTCATCTCCTCGATCTCTCCGTACTTGTCCTCGCATTCAACGAAAACGTCTTCGAAGAAGTTGTCATAATGCTCCTGCATTTCCTCGTCTGATACATTGGCCACCAAATGTGACCCGTCCGCCGATTTGGCCGAGTTCTGCGGATTAACGTACAGATTCTGCAGGAGAACTGTTTGCGAAAACGTCGGCTTGTTGTGTATGCGGGAGCATCGGTCTCCATGACGGCAGGCGCCAATTTTAAAGTAGAACGAGCAATTTACTCTGCAATTGCAAGCGTCAATTAGTCAAAACACCAGGTACAGCAGAAGCGGAACCATGCTGACTTACTTGTCCTTTTCCGTGCCAAAAATGGATGCCAAATACTCCGCCATTACAGTGGAGCTGAAACGAAACTGCTTCTGGAAAACTGGTGTGCTTCAATTCGAGCTATGGTTGTTTGACGCGAGACAATTTAAGTTCTTTCCTCCTTTTGTGTACTTTTTTTCGCCAGTTTTTCCAAATTTTCGCCTGCCGCACGTAAAAAAACAGCGTCCGCAGTGTGACCGAATTTATCAGTTATACGGTCTTACcgtcagaaatataccgtctgattttcgaaatataccataaatatacagacgaattcaagttctattttacatattcctcgattttgatcttccgtggaatattactagatCAAGAtcattttctacttgactggcttattttaaacacttgaCTTTGATTGTTTTTCCTCAATTTTGGTTCCTCAATTACAATATAGCGTCTCGTATGATGAAAAaccgaacttagcccactaaagccccctttatttaaatagttcaacaacttgaggtaaatggcgAAAAATATTGctgattgtaaattcttcttgagGATTCATGCCATCTCTCCTCTGAACGTAAAAAAAACCACGATATTTTTCAGCTGAAGTGCGCtaaaatgattaaattttcattattttcagTGGAACATTGAAATACCCCCTTGGCTTATAATAGGTTAAACGTTCTTCGTCAAGACTTGTAAACCATATTcttcgattttgatattccgctGAATATTACTGGCTAGATAGAACaattagccatgcccacataattatAAAAGATTAATTAAACTATTTTTCATTTAACTGGCCTATtataaatacttgcttttattgcattttgcgtaaaaagaggttttagcgaaatatgtaagtcaaacaaaaaacaagcaGCGAAATTGGtcaatcaaaacaaacgaaaaaagaaattgctcaattttgatattccattgaataatgctgactaactaaatctctcagaaatgcccacatagttttatcccattgatgaataaattttctacaagattggatagttgttaatccttgcttttattgtatttattgtaaaaaaaggtttaaacgaaAATGTTCAACAAAAAACGATCGCTATGTTGCGTGTAAGCCTTAGTATAGacctttgtataccctattttgttaattgtATATgaaagtatatatattgatatgaagataaaacgtaacTAATAAAAACTTCTCAAATTGAcattttttagacatattcatgtatatgatgagtgttttgtatatatatctcgatcctgatacctattcttggtccctacaagaagacaataagctttaaaatatcgttgaaatattgaaaataatataaaataatattgaataatattaaaatatattgaaaataaattgtttttgcctgggatgacaaacatattcacaaCTCTATatcatccatttcccccagggtatgtgtgcaggaaatgggactcattgttgttATTACAGATTCTACccgattcaaataaataccaaaatatacggtctcatttcaaaaatataccgtaaatatactgacgaattcaagttctattttacatatttctcctttttgatattccgtcgaaaaATTCTAGCAAACTAAAACCCTTagttctgcccacataattgtaGGCCGTTGATGTATAATTTATCTACAAGATCTACTACTTTTATTTACTCCCAGTACAATGTGTAAAAATGGGactgttttattttattaataaaTTTGATCGATAAGACATACGGCCACACTGCATCTTTGTGAATTTCCCTGAAACTTCTGAGGTATTTCTGAGGGCAAGGGTCAGACGGTCACACTGATTTTGCTTTCAAGGTATATTCGACAAAAGGGCGGAATTGAATTCGAATGAAACAAATGGATTTTGGATGGTGTTTTGTCGTTGCCAAAAACGCAGACACGCGGCGGACAAAAGGAAAACCCTCTGCATCTTGCATTTTGCATACAAAGCTGCAGCCCCCAAAGAATATTCCTCCCGCCTGAACGTTTGTATCTGAATGAATTTCTAGTCTTCCTAAATTCAAATACGGATCAAAAATGAAATTTGTTCATTATTCAGCCAGGATCCAGGTTTCCACCTTTAATCACATAAATTGGTGCTCCCGCTCGTTTTAAAACGAGAAAATGTTCCTCGATTGAATGAACAGTACAAAAATCTTATatgcaaaaggaaaaaatagATGAAttattgatgcattaacataaattTGACACCTAACCAGGGCGTTTAGCGTGTGCTTTCTATATAAAAACTGTTTATATAAACCTTTATTAAAATCAAATTTGGCTCCCAAATAATCGGCTATCGGTCAGACGCATCTAAACATCGCATAAAAGATCTGAAAATATCGATGACATCGATACTAACATCGATGTATAACTTCTAGAAAAGTCGGCATTTTTTGCGAGTTTTCCTGAAATTTCGGCGAAACAGCGTGTTCCAACAAGTTTGAAAAAAAAGAAGCGCATTAATAACATTACATCAGCGGTGAAAAGAATGGACCAGGTAGGTGGAGTAACAGGACAAAGGAGAACATCCTTTTTACAGCCCTTGGGCCATTAGCAGGTGAATGAACTCAAGGAAAAGGGCAACACTGCCCTGAATGCCGAAAAATTTGACGAGGCTGTTGCAGCCTACACAGAAGCCATTGCCCTGGACAGCCAAAACCATGTTCTGTTCAGCAACCGGTCGGCCGCCTATGCCAAGGCAGGGAAATTTGCTGAGGCTTTGAAGGACGCCGAACAAACCATCGCCCTGAATCCCACCTGGCCGAAGGGATACTCGCGCAAGGGTGCCGCCGCAGCTGGCCTGCATGACTTCATGAAGGCCTTCGAGGCGTTCAACGAGGGTAAGTGGTTGAATCATCTCGTCTGGCCTCAACTTAACCTCACTTTGACTTCCCCTCGACCGCCCCCGTCCTCCTTCCACTCGCACAGGCCTCAAGTACGATCCCACAAATGCAATTCTGCTGCAGGGCCGTCAAGAGATCACCGCCTCAGTGCTTAGCTATATGCAGTCGCAGGGCGACATTCCGATGGACATTGATCCACAGATGCCGCGAGCACGCCGGGCCCCCTCGCCACCACGTAGAACTGCCGAGCCGGCAAAGCCAGCCGATCCTAGGGTGGAGGATATGAGCGAGGATGAGAAAAAGAAGTACTTTGCCAAGCAGGAGAAGGATCTGGGCAATGCGGCGTACAAGAAGAAGGAATTTGATGATGCTCTCAAGCACTACAATGCTGCCATCGAACATGATCCCACAGACATCACGTTCTACAACAACATTGCTGCGGTGTACTTTGAGCGCAAGGAGTACGAGGAGTGCATTAAGCAGTGCGAGAAAGGCATCGAGGTGGGCCGTGAAAACCGCTCCGATTTCAaattgattgccaaatcgTTTGCCCGCATCGGCAACACCTATCGCAAGCTTGAGAACTACAAGCAGGCCAAGATCTATTTTGAGAAGGCCATGTCCGAGCATCGGACGCCGGAGATCAAGACGTCGCTCAGCGAGATGGAAGCCAAAATCAAGGAGCAGGAGCGTCAGGCCTACATCAATCCTGAGAAGGccgaggaggagaaggagcaggGCAATCACTTCTTCAAGAAGGGTGACTACAGCAATGCTGTCAAGCACTACTCGGAGGCCATCAAGCGCAATCCCGACGATCCCAAACTGTATAGTAATCGTGCTGCCTGCTACACGAAGCTGGCTGCCTTTGATCTGGGTCTCAAGGATTGCGAGACTTGCATCAAGCTGGACGAGAAGTTTATTAAGGGGTACATACGCAAGGGAAAAATTCTACAAGGCATGCAGCAGACCTCTAAGGCTTCGGCTGCCTACCAGAAGGCGCTGGAACTCGACCCTAACAATGCCGAGGCCATCGAGGGCTACCGTCAGAGCTCGATGAACTTTCAACGCAATCCCCAAGAGGTGCTCAAGAATGCCATGTCGGATCCCGAAATTCAGCAGATCCTCAAAGACCCGGCCATGCGCATGATCCTCGAACAGATGCAGAACGATCCAAATGCTGTGAAAGAGTAAGTTTTCGATTTATCACATAATTGTTATACGAATAGATTTTCCTAATTGATATTTGTTTTACAGACACTTGCAGAATCCTGCAATTGCCGATAAGATAATGAAGCTGCTGGAATCTGGCATCATTCAGATACATTAGGCActccatatatatatacaaacaaacaaaacataTTGATAAACATTCAGGAGaagaaagaaaacaaaaccaatAATACGCATTATACGAACCTTATTGCACCATTATGGCGCAAGCCTCAACTAAACTATCGTTTACCAATTTATAAAGAGGAGGGCAAACAcaaaatacaaacaaaaattaacGCTAAACATTACCCTAGAAATCGCAACGCCTAAAACGCAGATCGACTATAACTACAAAAGTTAAAAGTTAAAGAAATTAATTACAAAACACCTACACACACCACTAAGGAAGTGGAGTGTCTGCCTAATTAATTTAGGCAGATGGCTGGAGTAGGGCTCCATCCGCAAAATCCTTATTTTCTTACTACAATATATGCTGTAGCTTAGCTCTAAAATAAGTTTTTGAATGTAAAATAAATGAGTCAAAGAACGGTATGGCACGAGATTCTATTTGAATATCCCGCCCAAGTGTTGTACAGTCCTCTGTTCTGTCTACAACAGCACACGTTAACCAGCACCGCACAATTTCTTCCGAAAAAAATGGTGTGCCCATTTATATACCTTTATCTATATTTTTTACAAATTTGCTACAGAAAATTCCCTCAAGTCGTTGAACTGTTTCAATAttgggggcttaagtgggttCGTTTGTgcatcggtatatttacggtatatttgaTAATGAGACGgtgtatttcggtatatttatgTGGGAATCTATAACACTGTTGCCATTTTAGCTTATTTTAAGCTAGATCAAATAGCTTGAAAAATAATTGATATGCTTACAGCTTGAAATCTAGGATATTTCAAATTTCATTTATTCATTTTTTATATCAGACAAAAAAATGACGAAAGTGTCTTATAAGCAAAATTTCCAGTTGGCTATGCAACTGCTGCTTTTGTACGGCAACAATTAGGGCCAAGTTGTGCGAATTACGGCAGCAAGCTTTCGCTAAAAAACATATTCCGTCCAATCATGACAAAACTAACAAAATAAAGCAGAGGAGCAGAAGGCTGCACTTTTTTTGCACATTGCTAAGCACTCTGCCATAGCATAATGAAGTGGATAAAATAATGTCATTActttatttaaaaattaaaaacaaaatatcaATAAAATTCCATTAAccattatttttatttgtttttataattaGCTTATTTTTAagcttttttttaaattttttgctTATTCTAGCTTCTTTTTTTCAATCTTGCTTTTGCGGACTGTCAAAATCTGGCAACACTGATCGATAAGTCCGCGTGCGATTGTGATTATACTTTTTTTTGTCGTCCAAAAGTGCCGTATAAAAATGTTTTAAGTTAACCCCACAAACCTGGCCATACCCAAGGCACTGAAGTAGCGAAATTGGACACAATAATCGACAAATATCACTCAAAAACATACGAATCCTGTACATTAAAGCCAACCATTTTTTAACCTGTGTCGTATTGCCGTAGTATTAGTGATTGGTGGTGtatgtgtgcgcgtgtgtgtctCCCCTCAGTCCGAATCGCGAAATCGAGAATAGAAAGATGTGTGTGCTGCTCCGGTAGTGGTAGTGTGGCGAGCTAAAAGCGTGAAATTAACACACCACAAGAAAATACGCGAATCTAAATTCAATAATCGAAACTAAGCCGCCGCCAGTTAACCTCCTCCTGCTTctttccccctcccccacccagAGACAAATAAAACAGCCAACACAAGTGAGTACCTAAATCATCGTCGCCCCCCCCCTCGCTTCAGGGTTGCTCAAGATGGCACGGACGGCATGGCCAGAGCGAGAGCGCTTGGCAACAAGCGAGAGCCGGGACGCCACTATAGTCGCTTACATGTGTAGCGTACTATTGCATATCGTACTATCTGTGAGAGATTTTTGGGGCTGAGATCTCATTTgcttagagagagagagagagagtttgGTTGGAGATATCTTTTGTGGATTGTGAAGAGTGTAGTCTTTTGGGTTGAAACCCCGTAATATGATTTGAAGAGTTCGTGTTTTGAGATCTGTAGATTTCTGTAGATTGTATTTTGTGTTGAAGATCTTTAGATTATTG
The sequence above is a segment of the Drosophila miranda strain MSH22 chromosome 4, D.miranda_PacBio2.1, whole genome shotgun sequence genome. Coding sequences within it:
- the LOC108163686 gene encoding stress-induced-phosphoprotein 1 isoform X2, whose product is MDQVNELKEKGNTALNAEKFDEAVAAYTEAIALDSQNHVLFSNRSAAYAKAGKFAEALKDAEQTIALNPTWPKGYSRKGAAAAGLHDFMKAFEAFNEGLKYDPTNAILLQGRQEITASVLSYMQSQGDIPMDIDPQMPRARRAPSPPRRTAEPAKPADPRVEDMSEDEKKKYFAKQEKDLGNAAYKKKEFDDALKHYNAAIEHDPTDITFYNNIAAVYFERKEYEECIKQCEKGIEVGRENRSDFKLIAKSFARIGNTYRKLENYKQAKIYFEKAMSEHRTPEIKTSLSEMEAKIKEQERQAYINPEKAEEEKEQGNHFFKKGDYSNAVKHYSEAIKRNPDDPKLYSNRAACYTKLAAFDLGLKDCETCIKLDEKFIKGYIRKGKILQGMQQTSKASAAYQKALELDPNNAEAIEGYRQSSMNFQRNPQEVLKNAMSDPEIQQILKDPAMRMILEQMQNDPNAVKEHLQNPAIADKIMKLLESGIIQIH
- the LOC108163798 gene encoding splicing factor U2af 38 kDa subunit, yielding MAEYLASIFGTEKDKVNCSFYFKIGACRHGDRCSRIHNKPTFSQTVLLQNLYVNPQNSAKSADGSHLVANVSDEEMQEHYDNFFEDVFVECEDKYGEIEEMNVCDNLGDHLVGNVYIKFRNEADAEKAANDLNNRWFGGRPVYSELSPVTDFREACCRQYEMGECTRSGFCNFMHLKPISRELRRYLYSRRRRARSRSRSPRSRRSRSRGSRSPRRRRDGNDGVGGGHYEQRDRAANEGRGMDRGGNDRGGNDRGGNDRGGNDRGRKGGGGGGGGGGGGGGGGGGGGGRY
- the LOC108163686 gene encoding stress-induced-phosphoprotein 1 isoform X1; this translates as MDQQVNELKEKGNTALNAEKFDEAVAAYTEAIALDSQNHVLFSNRSAAYAKAGKFAEALKDAEQTIALNPTWPKGYSRKGAAAAGLHDFMKAFEAFNEGLKYDPTNAILLQGRQEITASVLSYMQSQGDIPMDIDPQMPRARRAPSPPRRTAEPAKPADPRVEDMSEDEKKKYFAKQEKDLGNAAYKKKEFDDALKHYNAAIEHDPTDITFYNNIAAVYFERKEYEECIKQCEKGIEVGRENRSDFKLIAKSFARIGNTYRKLENYKQAKIYFEKAMSEHRTPEIKTSLSEMEAKIKEQERQAYINPEKAEEEKEQGNHFFKKGDYSNAVKHYSEAIKRNPDDPKLYSNRAACYTKLAAFDLGLKDCETCIKLDEKFIKGYIRKGKILQGMQQTSKASAAYQKALELDPNNAEAIEGYRQSSMNFQRNPQEVLKNAMSDPEIQQILKDPAMRMILEQMQNDPNAVKEHLQNPAIADKIMKLLESGIIQIH